AAATCCCTATGTAATCCTAGTTCATCATCATTTATAAAAACACTTGATGTAATATGCATAGCATTGCACAAAAGCAATCCTTCTTTAATACCACTCTCTTTTAAACATTCTTCAATTTGAGGAGTAATGTTTATAAAAGCTCTTCTAGTTTCTGTTTTAAACCATAATTCTTTTCTATAGGTTTTCAAAATATCGACCTCCTATAATTTTATTGAGTTTTTAAAATAAGTATTAACTTTAAACTTCTTCCTGCTCATCAGCTACATATTCCAAAATATCTCCAGGTTGGCATGATAAAACTTTGCAAATCGCTTCTAAAGTTGAAAAACGAATAGCTTTTGCCTTACCTGTCTTTAAGATTGATAAATTAGATTGAGTTATGCCAATTCTATCAGCAAGCTCTTTAGAGGTAATTTTTCTTTTTGCCATCATAACATCTAAATTTACACGTATGCCCATTTTAACCTCCTAAATAGTTAATTCATGTTCTTCTATAATAGACAATGCTTCTTTGTATACTCTATGAATTATAAACAAAATTGCTGATATAATGAGAATTTGACGATCATAAGCTTTAGGACTAATTCTTATATAATCTGGTAATCCTCCTATATGTTCTTCAAAATAAAAAGCTGCTAAAGATAAGAAAACTCCTTTAAATAAAGCTACAAATAATAGTGTAATCGATGTCAATTTTAAATCTTTTTCAATTTTTCTACTAAAAATTTTGTTTTTACTTAATTCTGAAAAAATACGAATTCCATAATATAACACAATACACATACTTAACATCAGTCCTAATAAAGGAAGCATAATTTTATAATTGGTAAAAATTAAAGGATCATAACTGAATTCAAATACTTCAAATTTAAATGTAATGCTAATTAAATTCCTAACTTTTTCAAATACCATTGCAAATATAACACCTATAGATGCCATTACCATCAAGACTAATCCAATAATACACAAAATTCGTAAGAAACTAGATATAGATTTCTTTCCTACTGTTTTCATAAAACCACCTCCAATTAAATTAAAACATTTATATTTTCGTTTGTCAATTATTTTTTATTGTTTTTCAATAATTTATTGTTGTTTTCTAATAAATAGTAACGCCTTAGAGATATAAATTCTCTAAGGCGTAATACTTCTTATACAAATTCTCTTTCTCATTTTTCCATCAAAATCTCATAAATAATTGAATATTAATTAAATATATATATCTCTTTTTGAATAAAACCTGTATGTTACTCCAAGTAATACACCAATAATTGCAAATGATAATATTATATAGCCTATGTTAAATCCATCACCAAATATTAACTCCTTTGCTTGAAAATACTTAAAAGGAGTAATGTATTTTAAGAATTTAACCTTATCGTTCATATCTATATAAACTGATAATATATAAGTTCCAAGTAATATTGCAGTAGCTCCTGCAGTGGCTACCTTTGTTTTTTTACTGATTGCACCCATTGCAGTGCCAATAGCCACAAATAACAATTGTAAAATAAACATTGCTATCATAAGTGTTATTATTTCTTTGTTTATAGGCTCTCCTTTGTTATAATAATTTACAAATATCATTGAAAATATTAATGTAGCTATATTAAATATCAGTATATTAACTAGTGCTGCTAACAACTTTGATGTAACTATTCTTACTCTTGTAGTTGGTTTAGTTAGTAAAAATTCTGCAGTTTTATCTCTCTCTTCTTTAGAAATAATGGTAGCACCCAACATTGAAGCGTGAATTGTAGCCATTAATACAAAATATATAAATAATACTGAATAATATCCTTTTACCTGAGTTAAATTTATTGTGCCTATACCCCATATTGTCTTCAAAACCTCAGGCAAAGATTCCATCATTTGATTAACTAAATCCCCAGATTCTGCAAAAGCTGCATATTTAGCCATTCCGCCTGCTGTCAGAACAAATAAGCTAATACACCATATGATAAGGGATTTTCTATTAGCTTTCATTTCTCTTAAGAATATATTCATTTGACCAGCTGACCCCCTTTGTGGTAGACATTGTTTCTATTTAAATTATTAAATAGAAGCAATGTCTTTTTTTGAATATAATATATAACTTCCACTAATAGCAACAACTATTAAAACTATACTTAGAATGATAAATTTAACTTCATATTTTCCATTTTCAATAATGTATGCTAAATCAAAATATTTGAATGGGGTAATGTATTTCATTTTTTCTTCACCAATTACCGAACCAAACATTTCTATTATATAAAATCCAAAAACTATACCTAGTGAGATTGGTAATACTGATTTTATCTTTTTCGCTAAAGCAGAAACTAAAAATCCTAAAGCAATAAATAT
This region of Caloranaerobacter sp. TR13 genomic DNA includes:
- a CDS encoding DUF2975 domain-containing protein, with the protein product MKTVGKKSISSFLRILCIIGLVLMVMASIGVIFAMVFEKVRNLISITFKFEVFEFSYDPLIFTNYKIMLPLLGLMLSMCIVLYYGIRIFSELSKNKIFSRKIEKDLKLTSITLLFVALFKGVFLSLAAFYFEEHIGGLPDYIRISPKAYDRQILIISAILFIIHRVYKEALSIIEEHELTI
- a CDS encoding ABC transporter permease subunit translates to MNIFLREMKANRKSLIIWCISLFVLTAGGMAKYAAFAESGDLVNQMMESLPEVLKTIWGIGTINLTQVKGYYSVLFIYFVLMATIHASMLGATIISKEERDKTAEFLLTKPTTRVRIVTSKLLAALVNILIFNIATLIFSMIFVNYYNKGEPINKEIITLMIAMFILQLLFVAIGTAMGAISKKTKVATAGATAILLGTYILSVYIDMNDKVKFLKYITPFKYFQAKELIFGDGFNIGYIILSFAIIGVLLGVTYRFYSKRDIYI
- a CDS encoding helix-turn-helix transcriptional regulator codes for the protein MGIRVNLDVMMAKRKITSKELADRIGITQSNLSILKTGKAKAIRFSTLEAICKVLSCQPGDILEYVADEQEEV